The region TGGTGTGGCGGTGGCGCTGGTTTGGTGAGGACCATGCTAACCTTTGTCGTCCTCGTCGTTGCAGGATCCTCTGTCGTCAAGAAGCAGGTATTTCAGCCAGGCGATGGAGGAGGTGTCCGGAGACGTCGAGCTGCCGGACAGCTTCCCCGGAGGCTCCGACGCCTTCGAGGTGATCGGGCTCTTCTGCTACGGCGACGCCGTGGCGCTGGACCCGTTCAACGTGGCGGCGGTGCGCTGCGCGGCGGAGTTCCTGGACGTGGGTGGCCTAGGCGCGCGCTGCGACCTCTACATCAACCAGGTGGTGCTGCAGAGCTGGGACGACGCGCTCATCGTCCTGCAGCGCTGCCAGCCCCTCCTCCCCGTCGCCGAGGAGCTCCTCATCGTCAGCCGCTGCGTCGAGTCGCTGGCCTTCATGGCGTGCATGGAGATCCTCGACCCGGAGCAGCGGCGGGACCAGCCCGGCGTCGACGACGCCGGCGCGCGCGGCCTGGTCGGCCGCCGCTGGGACGCCGAGGTCGTCAAGGAGCTCGCCGCGCGCGACCTCTGGATCAAGGACCTCATCGCCCTTCCCTTCGAGTTCTTCAAGCGGATCGTGCAGGCGCTGCGGCGGCAAGGGATGAAGGAGAAGTACGTGAGCCCCGTGGTGCTCTTCTACGCCAACAAGTGGGTGCTCTCCAAGAAGACCCACAAGTTCTGGGCGAGCACCGACGAGGCCGGCGACGGCGAGATCGACGCCAACAGGAGGGCCACGGAGATACTGCAGGGCGTGGTCGAGCTGCTCCCGGTGGAGGCGAGCGGCGCCGTCCCGGTGGCCTTCTACTTCGCGCTGCTGTCGCGGTCGCTCGCCCTCGAGCTGAAGGAGGAGAGCCGGACGAGGCTGCGGGACCAGGTAGCGTCCCAACTGCAGTTCGCCAGCGCGGATGACCTGCCGCTGCCGGAGCAAGACGCCGACCGGTCCGTCGCCGATAGCCCGGAGGTGGTGACAATGGAGAGCATCGTCTCAAACCACGTCGCCATGCAAAGACAAGGGGCCGAGGCCGTGGCGGGGTTGTGGGATCGGTACCTCGTGCATATCGTCGCTGATCCGAAGCTCCGGCCGGAGAGGCTGGCAGAACTGATCGGCGTCGTTCCGGCCGGCAACCGGAAGACCCACGATCATCTATACGAGGCAATCAACACTTACTTAGTGGTAAGACAAGTATCCTTCCGGTCACACGCTGGCATGGTTATTAGTCCGAGTGGTTTGCTTTTgctggtttgaattttcaactgccCCTGGCGAGAGGAAGCTGCTGATTCTGTGTCATGGCAGGAGCATCCCAGCCTGTCCGGCGAGGAGAAGGCGGCGCTTTGCGGGCACCTCGAGTGCCGGAAGCTGTCGCACGAGGCGTGCATCCAGGCGGTGCAGAACGAGCGGATGCCGCTCCGGTTCATCGTGCAGGCGCTGTTCGTGCAGCAGATGCACACGCACCGCGCCTTCGCCGAGCGCTCCGACTCGTTCCGGTACATGCTCTCCGGCGAGCTGATCCCAGGCGTCGCCGGCGCGTACACGCCGAGCCCGGGGTGCCCCGTCCCCACGAGCCAGCCGCTGAGCACCACCAGCCCGTACACGGACGCCCACACCAGCGCCGCGCTCGACGGGAAGCTCCGTGCCCGCGGCGAGGACGACGCGACGTCGGACTACGAGACGGCGAGCTTCAGGATCCAGGCGCTGGAGCAGGAGATCATCTCGCTGAAGAAGACCCTGCAGCGGCACAACACCCTGAAAGGAGGCTCGGTTCGCAAGGACAGCAAGGAACCGAGCTTCAGGGCGGACGCGGCGGCGCCGGTGGCGATCAGGCGGCGAGCGCCCGTGTCCGGCAGCTGCATCGGGTCCATGCGCTGGGGCTCGCAGCGGCGGTGCGCCAGCAGGATCCTGCGCGTCTTTACGAGACTGGCCGTGTTCGGGCGGAGCAGGTCCCGAGGGAAGCAGAGCAAGTGCAGGGCAGCAGCAGAGCAGCTCAGTTGCTTGTAGACTTGCAGTACTCTTCCATTCAGGACTCAGGAGTCGGGACAGGAATTGGAAATCAGTCTGGAAGTTTTGAACTTTTTACCTGTGGAATTGGAAATTGCAGATGCCACAGTGAAACCTGGTAGCCATGGATGCAGTGACTGCTTATTTGTACATACTGCTAGCAATGTTGAAAGGCTTGAGTAGGTAGTTCAGGTGTTCAGTCAGTAGAACAAGCGCGAGGTGAAGTGGGTACTTTCGTTAGGTTAGCAACtgccaagatatgcatggtttatcAGTTCATTTGTTGGGTGATGTTTACATCTTTAGGATTGGCTTGCTGTCGTTGCACTGTGTTGTGTTTAGTTTTACACTTTAGCTACATGTCAGTTAACTGTATTTTGATTTATTTTTTGAATCAACTGCATTTTAAattttggtcagtcgattttgtggGCGTTGGATCATGCTTTTTGATGGTGGGGATTCGAACACAGGATCGAGTGATCCAGACAATGTGTTCGTACCAGCTGACCTGGCACTCGTATGTGCACACAACTTAGCATCAAACATAAAGAACCAGACTCGCTTTGCAGATCCGAATTACTTTAGGAATTTCAAAAGTAATTTCTTTTTTCAAAAAACGGAATGTTCTGGCAAACATAAACAATTTCCAAATTTGGAACAATTTTCCAAAAAACTATAACGTTTTCGAAAAAGCAgggacattttttgaaatcatgaacatttttttctaaacatgaacattttttgaaattatgatCAATTTGTTCAAAACACAATTTTTCAGAAAATTcagaaaacatgaacaatttttgagcATGTGAACAAAATCGAAAAGgctggaacattttttgaaattacagaacattttcaaatttatgaaacaaaatttagaaatgagaacatttttttaaattcctCGAACATATTTTGAGTTCGCGAACAAATTGTCCAAAACATTATTTGCTTTCAAATTATTGAACACATTTCGAAAgtcagaacattttttgaaaattccaaagtaaaaaagaaaaccaaaaaaaaggcaaagagaacattttttaaaaatggaacatttttttaaatcccAGAACATTTTGtttaaaatgcgaacattttttgaatttataaaaAAGTTTGGAAAACACGATCATTTTTTAAAAAGTGATCGTTTTTCAAAAGTGGGAACAATTTTTCTAAGGTTACGAAcaatttctgaaacatgaacttttttcgaaaaaaaaacttgAAAAATGAAAAACAAACGAAAAAAGAAACAGAAGAGGAAACAAGAACATTTTCAGACCAAAGTTAGAAACGGAAAACAATTTTAAAAATTTCCAAACAAATTTgaaacgtgaacattttttgaatacacgtACAAATTTGGAAacaagaacaatttttgaaaacatgaacatttttttaaatcccggtcattatttgaaaagttccaacaaaaatgaaaaaagaacATTCCGAACAATTTTAGGAAAATGAGAATAATTTTTGAAATGCCCGAACAATTTTTCGAAAATGAACATTATATGAATTTATGAACAATTTTGAAAGCACGAAAAGTTTTACAAAATTGAAAATATTTTAAAAGTACGACCATTTTTTCAGTTTCAGGACAAAATTTGAAACCtgatttgttttaaaaaaatgGACTTCAAATGTAGAGGAAAcgaaaaaaagaaatagaaaaggaaaataaacagaaaattcgacaaaagaaaaaaaaacggttCGAGGAACCTTCTAGAAATTTCCCAAAACCAGAAAAACCCGACTGGGaaactctagaaggttcccaaaacaagAAAGTGCCCCAATTGATTAATGGGCCGGGCCACGTGAGCGCTTCGATCGCCAGCTCTGCGTTCCGTCGACAGTTCAACGCAACGAGCGGCAAATAAGGAATTCCGTCGACTGGCCCCAATTTCGGGTCAGTCGATTTGCTTCTTGGGCTCATTGCGGTGCCTGTTATGCTTGATGACCCGTTAATCTTCTGTGCCCAGCTCGCGTCGTGGAGGTGGATCGTCTCGTCCCTACCTTATCTAGTCGCTCAGGTGCCCCCAGTCACTTTGCCTCCTCTATTCGTCACTCTCTCCCGCTCTATGTCTCCTCTCCCCATCCGAGCTAGGGTTCGTCGATTTCTTCGGTGTTCTTGTGATTTCCCCCTTCTTTTCTTTAGATTTGCTTGAGTTCTGCGGTTATTTGTCAGTTCTTGAGGTCTTCTTTGTTGTTCTTTTGCAGGATTTCGCTCTTGACAGTGCTTTGGGTTAGGGTTCTTGTGCTCCATCGGTGAGCAAAACTGTTGTTCAGGTATGCGTATGCTCGTTCTTTTCTCCATGATTTGGTTTTTGTGGTGTTCTATCATGTATGGCTAGGTGTTTTGCTATGTAAAAATGAGTATgatttggctagggtttggtcagTCTTCCCCTTTTGATCTAATCTTCCTATTCTTGAGTAGATTCTTTTGTTAGGTCCTATTAGGTCTTAGATTGGTTCCCATCCCTCATGTTTTATTGGTGGTTTAGATCTGTGTCAGTTCAAGTTCATTTTGTTGCTGACTTGTTATTATTTTTAGTTGATTTACAAGTATGAGCATGCATGTGCTAGGTTTGGAATAGATTCTTTGGTAGTTTCTAGGTGATTCAATTTGATAGATGTTTAGTAAGTTAGTTTTTAGGTCTTATAATATTTTATTAGGTATATTATTGAGTATTCTGTAAAAGGCCCTTTTAGTTAGTGTAAATTGATGGTAATAGGCTTTCTTTAATCTGTGTTCTTTGTGTAAACCCTAAATAGCCATTCCTTCTTAACCTGTTTTTAAACCTTAAGAGTTCTATCATTTTCTGATCTGATATCCTAGTTTGAGGGTGTCCTTTTGCATTAAGGTTAGTGTTGTGTATTGATTATTTCTGGTGCCAGTTTCAAGTTGATGTTGGTGGTGACTTTTTGTTAGTATAGTTGATTTAGTGGAGCCATAGATCTGTACCATTTTTTGGTGATTATGCTTAAGCAGGTTTGGGTTATGGATTGATTAGTTTTGTCAGTATTGTAGGTGTTTGGTGTGATTGATGTTTGGATTGTGAGTTCTTAGGTCTTTTGATGTCAAATTTATTGTCTGTTTTCTTGAGTATACTATAAAAAGTGCCTTCTCTTTTATCTTAATCCTTTTTAATGTGTCGCTAGTTTGCAACTTTTTAGCTGCAGGTAGTGTGCCTAGTATCTTTTTTATGGTGCTTCGTTTATAGTTTAGTTAATTGCTAGGTGTTTAGTTAGTCTGGTTAGATTAGTTGACAGTATTTGGCATTTTAGCTAGTTTGGTTAAATATGTTTTTGTGCAGCACCGTGAAACTAGTGGTGTATATGAGATAAGCTAGTACAACTTTAGTCTGTTTCAGCCTGATTGTCAATGGAAGTAGCTTCTCATGAATTGCTTTTATGAGGTGCTTCTTCTGAATTGCTGTCGGAATCGAGGCTCCGGGGACCCAAGAGGTTCAAACTCTGTGGTGCGCTTGTTCTTACTGCTCTACTCCCTTCTGCTACAACTACGGTGGGGCTACGGCGAGACCGAGCAAGCAGGGGCGGTCGGAAACACGACGGTTTACACAGGTCCGGGCCACCTCACGGTGTAAAGCCCTACTCATGCTTGGTGGTTGGATTGCCTCGCGAGGGAGGAAGAGTACAAGTGTTCGAAGAAGGGAATCATCCACCCCCTCTACGGCAACACCCTTCCCCTCTTTTATACTCGCCTTGGTCCATTTGCCCTGAAAACATTGGCGGGAAGGATTGCCACACAATGGCATTATGAAGGGGGACAGGGgcgcagtctatcctgacaaaaggtggactTCGCCTGCAAAGCCTCCATCCATGACGCGCCGGTGGGCTCGGTGATTACCTCTGCCATGGCGCGCCCGtcgtcttggtcttcttgcactGACCTGGAAACCTTTGGGGATTGCTTTGGGAACTGGTGGCTGGCCTTGCTCCCTTAGCACGAAAGAGGAAAGCCTACTCATGTGCGCCTGCTGGCGTGGCCTCTAGCACTGTTCGTCGTTGCGCACGTTACCCAcgtgaatgaaggaaatatgccctagaggcaataataaagttgttatttatatttccttatatcatgataaatgtttattattcatgctagaattgtattaaccgaaaacttagtacatgtgtgaatacatagacaaaacatagtgtccctagtatgcctctacttgactagctcattaatcaaagatggttatgtttcctaaccatagacatgtgttgtcatttgatgaacgggatcacatcattaggagaaatgatgtgatggacatgacccatccgttggcTTACCaatatgattgttacagtttcactgctactgctttcttcatgacctatacatgttcctcagactatgagattatgcaactcccgaataccggaggaacaccttatgtgctatcaaacatcacaacgtaaaagggtgattataaagatgctctacaggtgtctccgaaggtgtttgttgggttggcatagatcgagattaggatttgtcactacgtgtttcagagaggtatctctgggccctctccgtaatgctcatcactataagccttgcaagcattgttactaatgagttagttgcgggatgaagtattacagaacaagtaaagagacttgccggtaacgagattgaactagg is a window of Triticum dicoccoides isolate Atlit2015 ecotype Zavitan chromosome 2B, WEW_v2.0, whole genome shotgun sequence DNA encoding:
- the LOC119363179 gene encoding BTB/POZ domain-containing protein At5g48130-like — encoded protein: MIGREMEMATEVEMSPAAKEAAAAAMFSPYSSPSTAFLLQRRVLSWAKETGSPATVRVRVADRSFILHRDPLSSRSRYFSQAMEEVSGDVELPDSFPGGSDAFEVIGLFCYGDAVALDPFNVAAVRCAAEFLDVGGLGARCDLYINQVVLQSWDDALIVLQRCQPLLPVAEELLIVSRCVESLAFMACMEILDPEQRRDQPGVDDAGARGLVGRRWDAEVVKELAARDLWIKDLIALPFEFFKRIVQALRRQGMKEKYVSPVVLFYANKWVLSKKTHKFWASTDEAGDGEIDANRRATEILQGVVELLPVEASGAVPVAFYFALLSRSLALELKEESRTRLRDQVASQLQFASADDLPLPEQDADRSVADSPEVVTMESIVSNHVAMQRQGAEAVAGLWDRYLVHIVADPKLRPERLAELIGVVPAGNRKTHDHLYEAINTYLVEHPSLSGEEKAALCGHLECRKLSHEACIQAVQNERMPLRFIVQALFVQQMHTHRAFAERSDSFRYMLSGELIPGVAGAYTPSPGCPVPTSQPLSTTSPYTDAHTSAALDGKLRARGEDDATSDYETASFRIQALEQEIISLKKTLQRHNTLKGGSVRKDSKEPSFRADAAAPVAIRRRAPVSGSCIGSMRWGSQRRCASRILRVFTRLAVFGRSRSRGKQSKCRAAAEQLSCL